The following proteins come from a genomic window of Maribacter sp. HTCC2170:
- a CDS encoding bacteriophage abortive infection AbiH family protein, whose amino-acid sequence MTTNLKSKTKNSKTLYIIGNGFDLHHGLKTGYNDFGEYLLDNDKELFELLEKYIAFTIKGDTPTEDDNLWGDFEENLAHLDIDGIIDDNNVYLPDWSSDDFRAGDLHAFPNTMMEICGKLTSDLIQNFEDFILRTVYKESVSERLIELNKNAKYLSFNYTNTLERLYDIPKEKILYIHNSAFHGSGDIILGHGIKPENFRNDPTPPDGLTEEEMDRWVEEQNDNYDYSFDEGMEQLYRYFTDTYKPTDTIIKANEDFFKKLADIEQIYIFGLSFSSVDLPYLIEIVKNLSVKVKWTVSYRSANKVAEVKKTLEGIGIKDINFIKLDELLIDNKQLKLDLFPNEKTA is encoded by the coding sequence TTGACTACAAATCTAAAATCCAAAACGAAAAATAGTAAGACCCTTTACATTATTGGTAATGGATTTGACTTGCATCACGGACTAAAAACCGGTTATAATGATTTTGGTGAATATCTTTTAGACAACGATAAAGAGTTATTTGAATTGTTGGAAAAGTATATTGCTTTCACCATTAAAGGTGATACTCCAACAGAGGATGATAATCTATGGGGTGATTTTGAAGAAAATTTGGCCCATTTGGATATAGACGGCATCATTGATGATAACAATGTATACCTACCGGATTGGTCGAGTGACGATTTTCGAGCGGGAGATTTGCATGCTTTTCCTAATACCATGATGGAAATTTGTGGAAAACTGACTTCTGATTTAATTCAAAATTTTGAAGATTTCATCCTTAGAACTGTTTATAAAGAATCTGTTTCAGAAAGATTGATAGAACTAAATAAAAATGCCAAATATTTAAGTTTCAATTACACCAATACCTTAGAAAGATTATACGATATACCAAAAGAAAAAATCTTATACATACATAATAGTGCTTTCCACGGCTCAGGTGATATTATACTAGGTCATGGAATTAAACCAGAAAATTTTAGAAATGACCCAACTCCACCAGATGGTTTGACAGAGGAAGAGATGGATAGGTGGGTGGAAGAGCAGAATGATAACTATGATTATTCTTTTGATGAAGGAATGGAACAGTTATACCGATATTTTACTGACACCTATAAACCTACTGATACTATAATAAAAGCCAATGAAGATTTTTTTAAGAAACTAGCTGACATTGAACAGATTTATATTTTTGGGCTTTCATTTTCAAGCGTTGATTTGCCTTATTTAATAGAGATAGTAAAGAATCTTAGCGTTAAGGTAAAATGGACTGTTTCCTATCGGTCGGCAAATAAAGTGGCAGAAGTTAAAAAGACCTTGGAAGGAATAGGGATTAAGGATATTAATTTTATTAAGCTAGATGAGTTGTTAATAGATAATAAACAACTTAAATTAGACCTCTTTCCAAATGAAAAAACAGCATAA
- a CDS encoding N-6 DNA methylase has translation MFLRYLDELEQDKADEAELKGEEYKFILDEEYRWPIWAMPKDDDGKLDYHKAMTGPDLVQFVDRKLFPYLAEFKQKADNPKTIEYKIGEIFSELKNKIKSGYNLREILEYADELPFRASTDKHELSHLYESKIKNMGNAGRNGGQYYTPRPLIRAMINVIDPQIGEKIYDGAAGSCGFLCETYEYMYERMEKTTGNLKTLQEETLYGKEKKNLAYVIGVMNMILHGIEAPNIIHTNTLGENVRDIQEKNRYHVILANPPFGGKERKEVQQNFDIKTGETASLFLQHFIKSLKTGGRAAIVIKDSFLSNNTEKAYSTLRKNLLGSCELNCILDLPRGTFYGAGVKTVVLFFTKGAPTKKIWYYKLDPKRTLGKTKPLNDNDFKDFLEKIRNKEIGKNSWIIKAHEIDENTCNLTPINPNEEKLDKILSPNTIISAVSKYSMDFNSELQKIKTNIDSYLSEVNLMLKNEGGIWKEERFGDVCEFVRGPFGGSLKKSIFVEKGIAVYEQQHAINNQFEHVRYYINQDKFNEMKRFELKSGDLIMSCSGTMGKVAIVPKSFEKGIINQALLKLSPNPSIDVNFLKYWMESKVFKLKIEELSMGAAIKNVASVKILKEIMVPIPPIEIQKRIIQRIDSLVNSFEDAILITRNQLNHLEDLGESLLQETFEASIEELESA, from the coding sequence ATGTTCTTGCGTTATTTAGACGAACTGGAACAAGACAAAGCAGACGAAGCGGAATTAAAAGGCGAAGAATACAAATTCATTTTAGATGAAGAATACCGTTGGCCAATTTGGGCAATGCCAAAAGATGATGACGGAAAATTAGACTACCACAAGGCTATGACAGGACCAGATTTGGTTCAGTTTGTAGACAGAAAGTTATTTCCTTACTTGGCAGAGTTCAAACAAAAAGCTGACAACCCAAAAACTATTGAATACAAGATTGGCGAAATATTCTCTGAACTGAAAAACAAAATTAAAAGCGGTTATAACTTACGAGAGATTTTAGAATATGCAGACGAACTTCCTTTTCGAGCTTCTACTGATAAACATGAGTTAAGCCACTTGTACGAAAGTAAGATTAAAAACATGGGTAATGCAGGTCGTAATGGTGGACAATACTACACACCAAGACCGCTTATTCGTGCCATGATTAATGTGATTGACCCACAAATTGGAGAAAAAATTTATGATGGTGCAGCAGGTTCTTGTGGTTTCTTATGCGAAACATACGAATACATGTATGAGCGCATGGAAAAAACAACCGGCAATCTTAAAACTTTACAAGAGGAAACACTTTATGGAAAAGAGAAAAAGAACTTGGCGTATGTTATTGGGGTCATGAACATGATTCTTCACGGCATTGAAGCCCCAAACATCATTCATACCAATACGCTGGGCGAAAATGTTCGTGATATACAAGAGAAGAATCGTTACCATGTTATTCTAGCGAATCCGCCATTTGGTGGTAAAGAAAGAAAAGAAGTACAACAAAATTTTGACATAAAAACGGGAGAAACTGCATCTTTGTTTCTACAGCATTTTATTAAAAGTTTAAAAACAGGTGGACGAGCGGCAATAGTAATAAAAGATTCTTTTTTATCTAATAATACTGAAAAAGCATACTCAACACTTCGGAAAAATCTACTTGGAAGTTGCGAGTTAAATTGTATTCTCGATTTGCCAAGAGGTACATTTTATGGAGCAGGAGTCAAAACTGTGGTTTTATTTTTTACAAAAGGGGCTCCAACTAAGAAAATATGGTACTATAAACTTGACCCTAAAAGAACTTTAGGGAAAACAAAACCTCTTAATGATAATGATTTTAAAGATTTTCTTGAAAAAATAAGGAATAAAGAAATTGGTAAAAACTCTTGGATAATAAAAGCCCATGAAATAGATGAGAACACATGCAATTTAACTCCAATAAATCCAAATGAGGAAAAGTTAGATAAGATATTAAGCCCTAATACGATTATTTCTGCTGTAAGCAAGTACTCCATGGATTTTAATTCAGAACTTCAAAAAATTAAAACCAATATCGACAGTTATTTGTCAGAAGTTAATCTAATGCTAAAAAATGAGGGAGGAATATGGAAAGAGGAACGTTTCGGCGATGTTTGTGAATTTGTAAGGGGTCCTTTTGGCGGTAGTTTAAAAAAATCAATTTTTGTTGAAAAGGGAATTGCAGTTTATGAACAACAACATGCAATAAATAACCAATTTGAACATGTAAGATATTACATAAATCAAGATAAGTTCAATGAAATGAAAAGATTTGAACTTAAATCAGGTGACTTAATAATGAGTTGTTCGGGCACAATGGGTAAGGTTGCTATTGTCCCTAAATCATTTGAAAAAGGAATAATAAATCAGGCTTTATTAAAACTATCACCTAATCCTTCAATTGATGTAAATTTTTTGAAGTATTGGATGGAAAGTAAAGTATTCAAACTAAAAATTGAAGAACTATCAATGGGTGCAGCAATTAAGAATGTAGCTTCTGTGAAAATTCTAAAAGAAATAATGGTACCTATTCCTCCAATTGAAATACAAAAGAGAATTATTCAAAGAATCGATTCTTTAGTTAATTCTTTTGAAGATGCAATACTCATAACGCGTAATCAGCTTAATCATTTGGAAGACCTCGGAGAGTCTCTACTACAGGAAACTTTTGAAGCAAGTATTGAGGAATTAGAATCTGCTTAA